Proteins encoded in a region of the Paenibacillus wynnii genome:
- a CDS encoding DUF4097 family beta strand repeat-containing protein yields the protein MGKWKIGSLTAAIGCIALGVIIGLVQYGELTYAALGYLWPVLLIALGIEMLTRLMIRSDVKSRVSGWAILLIVLLIGASAGQSALSGGSFNTLFGNMKLTPLNGTVEVKSEIKTVKISIPNGKVKINGVPGSSLNYEGSLLVPGDSESEALSALEKKWLITTEGDTLVLKLDQETEWFNLIQFGFNSKNPYLNVSIPQNLAVEIDTSDGSIEAMELKSGLIAETSNGTMDLHDIVGDVQAHSSNGSLSAKNIQGKVELVSSNGAISLDHIDGSLTAKSSNGKIMSNSDITGDWKCTSSNGKIQLDLPSGVNARITADTSNGSLKGNVPWDRDGDNHGTATLGDGSHVVDLSTSNGSVTVDVME from the coding sequence ATGGGGAAATGGAAGATTGGCAGTTTAACCGCAGCTATAGGCTGTATAGCTTTGGGAGTAATCATTGGGCTTGTACAGTATGGTGAGCTGACATATGCAGCGCTTGGTTATTTATGGCCGGTATTGCTTATTGCCTTGGGTATCGAAATGCTTACCCGGCTTATGATTCGTTCAGATGTCAAAAGCCGTGTAAGCGGCTGGGCTATCCTTCTTATCGTTCTGTTAATAGGAGCAAGTGCAGGACAATCTGCCTTGTCTGGGGGTTCGTTTAATACTCTGTTTGGCAATATGAAGCTCACTCCGCTTAATGGGACCGTAGAGGTGAAATCCGAAATCAAGACAGTGAAGATATCTATTCCTAATGGTAAGGTGAAAATCAATGGTGTACCGGGGAGTTCATTGAATTATGAAGGAAGCCTGCTCGTTCCAGGAGATTCTGAGAGCGAAGCATTAAGTGCGCTTGAGAAGAAGTGGCTAATAACGACAGAAGGAGATACTTTGGTGTTGAAACTGGACCAAGAGACGGAATGGTTCAATCTCATTCAATTCGGCTTCAATTCTAAAAATCCTTATCTGAACGTTAGTATTCCTCAGAATCTGGCCGTGGAAATTGACACAAGCGACGGTTCAATTGAAGCTATGGAGCTTAAGTCGGGCTTAATCGCAGAAACCTCAAATGGAACTATGGATCTTCATGATATAGTGGGTGATGTTCAAGCGCATTCCAGCAACGGTTCTCTGAGTGCCAAAAATATACAAGGTAAAGTTGAACTGGTCAGCTCCAACGGAGCAATCTCGCTGGATCATATTGATGGTTCGCTTACTGCAAAGAGCAGCAATGGCAAAATCATGAGTAATTCAGATATAACCGGCGACTGGAAATGCACTTCAAGCAATGGAAAGATTCAGTTGGATCTGCCTTCAGGGGTAAATGCGAGGATTACTGCTGACACAAGCAATGGATCACTAAAGGGCAATGTCCCTTGGGATCGTGACGGGGATAATCATGGAACAGCTACGCTGGGTGACGGATCCCATGTGGTTGACTTATCTACCAGCAATGGTAGTGTAACAGTGGATGTAATGGAATAA
- a CDS encoding anti-sigma factor family protein — MNCEQIKEWMPHYLDGLLSLEREQSIRLHIDTCPACEQNLEEARELAALWREMEGDMGKQEDLDIPDLTDAVMAKIELIEAERIQRVPVPTTSRRRYTPRTSWTHYSVAACLTFLLFQFGVFEGLAYQITEINGHMSNSVTALFGPQANPPINK, encoded by the coding sequence ATGAATTGTGAACAGATCAAAGAATGGATGCCTCATTATCTGGATGGCTTGTTATCCCTCGAGAGAGAACAAAGCATTCGTCTTCATATAGATACCTGTCCCGCTTGCGAACAAAATCTGGAGGAAGCACGTGAACTGGCTGCACTCTGGAGAGAGATGGAAGGGGATATGGGGAAGCAAGAAGACTTGGATATCCCTGATCTAACAGATGCGGTTATGGCTAAGATTGAGCTTATCGAAGCCGAACGCATTCAGCGGGTTCCTGTCCCAACTACTTCAAGACGTCGTTATACGCCGCGGACCTCGTGGACGCATTATAGTGTGGCGGCATGTCTGACCTTTTTATTATTTCAGTTTGGTGTATTTGAGGGGCTAGCCTATCAGATTACAGAAATAAATGGTCACATGTCAAACTCGGTTACCGCTTTGTTCGGTCCGCAGGCCAATCCACCCATAAATAAATAA
- a CDS encoding sigma-70 family RNA polymerase sigma factor, with protein sequence MEEGRILEEAEWISAVLSGQHEAFGHLVTRYQGLVYRVCLKITGEAESAKDMAQEVFIKAYKALPSFRGQSSFSTWLYRIAYRTCLDWKRANDREWRHRSTATYTENDWITSQTPEHAALRKEASAELDENLNSLAEPYRSVVQLYYFQRHSYQEIAEQKGVSVKTVESQLYRARQMMRKSGEEWR encoded by the coding sequence CTGGAGGAGGGGAGAATACTGGAAGAGGCGGAGTGGATTTCAGCCGTGCTCAGTGGTCAGCATGAAGCCTTTGGGCATCTGGTGACGCGTTATCAGGGCTTGGTATATAGAGTTTGCTTGAAAATTACGGGAGAAGCCGAGTCGGCCAAGGATATGGCCCAGGAGGTTTTTATAAAAGCCTATAAAGCACTCCCTTCCTTCAGAGGGCAATCCTCCTTCTCTACCTGGCTGTACAGGATCGCTTATCGTACTTGTCTGGACTGGAAACGGGCCAATGACAGGGAATGGCGGCACCGAAGTACGGCCACTTATACCGAGAATGATTGGATTACGTCGCAAACCCCAGAGCATGCTGCCCTTCGTAAAGAAGCGTCAGCTGAACTGGATGAGAATCTTAACAGTCTTGCGGAACCGTACCGGTCGGTCGTACAACTGTATTATTTTCAGCGTCATTCCTATCAGGAAATTGCAGAGCAAAAAGGTGTTTCTGTCAAAACCGTGGAGTCACAGTTATATCGTGCCAGACAAATGATGCGTAAGAGTGGGGAGGAATGGCGATGA